In the Agelaius phoeniceus isolate bAgePho1 chromosome 11, bAgePho1.hap1, whole genome shotgun sequence genome, one interval contains:
- the CEP15 gene encoding centrosomal protein 15 — protein sequence MVALRDSRVQNWGKQLKMSSCLAQEVHLARRHEEILSQRSELLQQMETYLRDKKTKKTWQTQAADAAHKRNAALLNDIEAAEKRLQERMYLLPHPDTVKLETLYWASIKESLPKWEEFLLGRAEVPIGFKKMKATKQSINYPEEDSQK from the exons TGGTCGCCCTTAGGGACAGCAG AGTACAAAACTGGGGCAAACAACTGAAGATGTCATCCTGTTTGGCTCAGGAGGTTCACCTTGCTAGAAGACACGAGGAGAT ACTGTCTCAGAGATCAGAGCTGCTACAGCAGATGGAGACTTATCTAAGAGACAAAAAGACTAAAAAGACATGGCAAACTCAAGCAGCTGATGCAGCTCATAAAAGGAATGCAGCACTTTTAAAT GATAtagaagcagcagaaaaaaggcTGCAAGAAAGAATGTATTTACTTCCACATCCTGATACTGTTAAGTTAGAA ACTCTCTATTGGGCATCAATAAAAGAATCTCTTCCCAAATGGGAAGAGTTTCTTTTAGGAAGAGCAGAAGTTCCTATTGGCtttaagaaaatgaaagctACAAAGCAGAGCATAAACTACCCTGAAGAAGATtcacaaaaataa
- the FEZF2 gene encoding fez family zinc finger protein 2, giving the protein MASPGSLETVMPSSCPRHDGRAATANPSKTLAFSIERIMAKTSEPKPAFEERHGGPGPEPGKKPLSLCSPLPCVIPIPPLGYELPSKTLNYSELWKSSLRGGAGLCKANCGVCCKAELALGQPSGRLIKPQVIHQAGAVPAAPRSLYYFNYLDAAYHPADLLHGQLFPAGLLGAPSPGGLSAHQKLFLLENAKLAGLAAEKLPPPPPFAHKERLPGHLDQVMKEAAAAERGGPPKGHAKMGGGGGGAAEGKPKNFTCEVCGKVFNAHYNLTRHMPVHTGARPFVCKVCGKGFRQASTLCRHKIIHTQEKPHKCNQCGKAFNRSSTLNTHIRIHAGYKPFVCEFCGKGFHQKGNYKNHKLTHSGEKQYKCTICNKAFHQIYNLTFHMHTHNDKKPFTCVTCGKGFCRNFDLKKHVRKLHDSVSSAPPPRDPGRSGQS; this is encoded by the exons ATGGCGAGCCCGGGGTCGCTGGAGACGGTCATGCCTTCCTCCTGCCCCCGGCACGACGGCAGAGCCGCCACCGCTAACCCCTCCAAGACCCTGGCCTTCTCCATCGAGCGGATCATGGCAAAGACGTCGGAGCCCAAGCCGGCCTTCGAGGAGCGGCacggcgggccggggccggagccAGGCAAGAAGCCGCTGAGCCTGTGCTCGCCCCTGCCCTGCGTGATCCCCATCCCGCCTCTGGGCTACGAGCTGCCCTCCAAGACTCTCAACTACTCGGAGCTGTGGAAGAGCAGCCTGCGGGGCGGTGCGGGGCTCTGCAAAGCCAACTGCGGCGTGTGCTGCAAGGCAGAGCTCGCCCTGGGCCAGCCCAGCGGCCGGCTCATCAAGCCGCAGGTCATCCACCAGGCAGGGGCCGTTCCGGCCGCCCCTCGCTCCCTCTACTACTTCAACTACCTGGACGCCGCGTACCACCCGGCCGACCTCCTGCACGGACAGCTCTTCCCGGCCGGCCTGCTGGGCGCCCCGTCGCCGGGGGGGCTCTCGGCCCACCAGAAGCTTTTCCTGCTGGAGAACGCCAAGCTGGCGGGGCTGGCGGCCGAGaagctgccgccgccgcctcccttCGCCCACAAGGAGCGGCTGCCGGGACACCTGGACCAGGTGATgaaggaggcggcggcggcggagcgcggCGGCCCCCCCAAGGGCCACGCCAAGatggggggcggcggcggcggggcggcggagGGCAAGCCCAAAAACTTTACCTGCGAGGTCTGCGGCAAG GTGTTCAACGCGCACTACAACCTCACCCGCCACATGCCGGTGCACACGGGGGCCCGGCCTTTCGTCTGCAAGgtctgcgggaagggcttccgCCAGGCCAGCACCCTGTGCCGGCACAAAATCATCCACACCCAG GAGAAACCCCACAAGTGCAACCAGTGCGGAAAGGCGTTCAACAGGAGCTCCACGCTCAACACCCACATCCGCATCCACGCCGGCTACAAGCCCTTCGTCTGCGAGTTCTGCGGCAAGGGCTTCCACCAGAAAG GCAACTACAAGAACCACAAGCTGACCCACAGCGGAGAGAAGCAGTACAAGTGCACCATTTGCAACAAAGCCTTCCACCAGATCTATAACTTGACTTTCCACATGCACACCCACAATGACAAGAAGCCCTTTACGTGTGTCACTTGCGGGAAAGGATTTTGCAGAAACTTTGATTTAAAGAAGCACGTCCGAAAGTTGCACGACAGCGTCTCCAGCGCTCCTCCGCCGCGGGACCCTGGGCGCAGCGGGCAGAGCTAA